In the genome of Harmonia axyridis chromosome 4, icHarAxyr1.1, whole genome shotgun sequence, the window tctgcAGATTTATTACAGATTATCACCCATCAGCTGCCCAAGACAAAATCATTTCATCTGCCAGAAAAATACTAGATATCCGATTGGAAAAACAAAATCTTTCAATACTAAAATCTGTAGAAAGTCTGCCAAGCTGCTTACTGATAATCAAAAGGTCAAGTGTCTTCGTTTAGTAGGAGGATATGGCGGTGTTATGTTCCAGAATATTCCTGCACCTATAAGTGagtaattgtaatttatttataACAAGAGATATTCCTAATACTTAAAATTGAAGATTTTActtgaatataaattttctgTGTCAATTTTCGAACACACTGtataaaatttatattgattGACAGTATCTGAAAGTCGTAAAAGAAATGAATTGTCAATGAATAAAAGTAAAAGAGTTAAATAACTAAGTGTTAAACTTCATATaagaaacaaattttcattctgaatatttcttattctactataattacattttttttcgttGACGCAAATTGAAGGGTTTAAGATTTCTAATGTTCCtaaataaatatgtaaaatcaaaataatatttccaagCTTCGTGTGAAATTATAACCTGATCACATGAGCAAAACTTCATGGAACAGTCGAGAAGATTATAGAAAAAGAAATAACCAATATTTCTGTGCCAACAGATCCGATctggttgagattttgcgtgaatgtatataaaaataacaatttcaagcttcgtacaGAATGTCGTGTTAGTAGAAACATCAAAAGTCAAAACCATAAGAAATTCAAgaccaatatcgaaaaaaatgaggaaccTCATGAAGGAAAGCTCTATAATACCTGCACCTTTAGATATATGTACTTATATACAGGTATATGGCCTCCATTGGTGCAAGTGGCACATGCATGATCGAACGCTCAAAAATTCTTTCTTGaagcttttttttgtttttgctatTCAaggaaaacctcaaaaatcaaGAAGTGTTTCTAGCacaatgtgaaaaaaaatacagtGTCATTCCTGATTAAATTATCGCCAATTCGCTTACAAGTAAAATCAATTGCAGAGATGATTTTCTTCACCtcaattcatttcaattattgagCAATATATATTTGCATACATTCAAGATTCAAGGTGGATGAAAAATAGGAGATGTTTTGTCAAATTCTTCTAAATTCTGACCTTCATTCAAAATTGCTATTtccaattttgaatttgaaagcgATAGATATCTCTATATACTTGTGTCTTCATGAATAATCATTACCGATAACTCTTTTTAATGCGATTATTATTCCGAACAAATGGAAAGTTCGAATACAGTACTAGATTGATATACGTGATGACCATTGAAAAAGAGTTTATTGACAAATGAGGAATTAATTATATGTAGGTACTGTTATTTGCACCAATTCGCATGTTTAACTTGCATATTGTGTAATTGATGGAACAAAACCTATTCCAGTTCTTCTATGCGGTTTACATTGATTACAATGAAAACACCTGCGTTATTAGAAATGCACGTTCATTGAATGTATTATCTTAAttaaatattacattatatcaAGTATTGTAACGATGATTCCAACAAGAAAATACTGAGTGTTATTCATAGTGCGGCGACTCTTTGCTAGCTCGAGAGGTgaaaggtgtatatggcagggaccaCTGAGTTACCATACTGATGATTTCATCAGTGGTATTGGAATAAAACACCCCAACTCCATGAGAGAGGACGAATATTAGCAAATGAACACCTCGCCAAGCTATAAaactctgaaaaattgtctcaAGTGTTTTAATACTCAGATGGTTTCTTCTAATGccatttaatttataaatgTATCTTAACCGAACATTCCATCGCAAATGAGATCTCTTATAGCAAAGTACTGATAATGATATATAAgtatttcgtgaaaaaaaaacaaatattgtgGCAAAAAAGCCAGTTACagtttaaatgaataaatagaaaTTAGTCAGAGTTATTCTGAAGAATGCATTCGTAGTGAACTGCTCTTATTTTTGGAAGTGAGAAACAGTTAAGTTTTCTGGCACCCAACTAAAGAAATGACTATCAAATACATAGGAGTTTTATTgtcctaataaaaaaaaaaatattttctagcCACAGAGCCACACACTACTTCTTCATTGAGGGTTTTTTACTTCAGTCTTGAGCCTTTAACTTCTAAGCGAGAATTGAAGAAGTTGAAAAAACTACGCATAATACACTCGATTGTATTTCGATAATAACAACAGATAAGCGCAAAACAGTACTGCCAACACGTATATTACTAAACATTTTCGTTGATGTGCAATTCATAACATTTTCTACAATAATTTATGTGCGAACTAATCCTCACATTTTTTCAGTACAGACTCCAAAACCCACTGCCAAGAATGTGAAGGAATATGTCTGTCCATCGAATATGTTTGTCATAAAAAATAGATGTTATCATTTCAGCCATCAGAAATTAAACTGGAATGATGCATATTGGGCCTGCAGAGACAACAAAACTTATTTAGCTGTAATTCTCAACAAGGCGCAAGATAAAAAATTGAGAGAGTTCCTTGATAGTGGTTTTGTGGGTGAGTTGAgggaaaaatattgatattcgaAATGCTTTTCAGTGAATCTTTACCCCCCTTTTAGCAACaaattatattaggtgtacaactttgcttccgccgttttgcaatagatggctgtagcggtaagtggtagtcgaaataaatagatggtagatgtcatacaataagcttaggtatttgtagcCATAACGCCATcagaatattagtcgatttgtgtctgcatcataaagttattctcgattaaacatgtcaagtttacgagccaaattctcgtcatttgcaggaggttttaattttctgctttaatatgaagaaatccgcggctgaggctcatcgaatgctctcaaggctattagtgaaagaacgtgccgagagtggtttcaagagagaaggtttacgaatatgcagaattggatCATTACTTAattaagactcgtgtcaaacgcaacaagaattggcaggatctttGGGAGTGACTCaaaaaaccatttcaaaacgcttgaaagtcatgggaatgattcagaaagagggaaattgggtgccgtacgagatgaagccaagcgcagaaaatcatgggatatCCCGGtaatgcttccacgtcgacggccaaaccgaatattcacggtttcaaggtcatactcagtttttggtgggactagctcggcgtagtgtgttatgagttgttaaaacttactgaaatattcacaggcgattgttatcgaacacaattaatgcgttttagCCGAGCACGGAGGGACAAACCGCCGATACGACAAACGAGAAATATGATAATTGatattacagcatgacaatgctcgactccttAAGGCGAAAGTGGTCAGGACAAACTtgggaacgttgaaatgggaagtcctaccccacccgttgtattctccagacgttgctccttcggactatcacttttttcgatcaatggcacactgcCTGGCTGATCACCACTCCCAGTCTTATGAAGgagtaaaaattggatcaattcgtggatcgcttaaAAAGATGTcattaaaaacaaatcaaaagctCATTAAAAACGAATCAATATATCATGAAAAACAAATCAGAAACTCATTGAAAACTAATCGAAATATCATGAAAAACCAATCAGAAACTAATCAAAATGTCGtcagaaacaaataaaaagcTCATTAGGAACGAATCGAAAGCTCAttaaaaatgaatcaaaaacaTATTAGAATTCCATTAGAAACCAATCAAAAGCTCATTAAAAATGAACCGAAATGTCATCACAAACAAATCATAATCTCATCAAAAACTAATCGAAATGTCattaaaatcaaatcaaaagctCTTTGAAAACTGATCTGAATGTCatcaaaaacaaatcaaaagctCATTAAAAACGAATCAAAAGctcataataaatcaaaatatcattACAAACAAATATGAAGCTCATCAAAAACTAATGAAAATGTCATGATAAACCAATCAGAAATTCATTAGAAACTAATcaaaatgttataaaaaaatataaaaaactcaTTAGAAacccgaaagatgagagaaagacagcgatggacaatactttgaatcatgaatgtaaagccagtttttcacaataaagcctcgaatttcagaaaaaaaggcggaagcaaattTCTACGCCTATGGATTAAAACTTTTATTGGAGAAACAATTTTCTCAGATCATATCTTGTTCCATGACATGAAAAGCGTGTAAATTCTCAAAAttagaactttttattttgagtttttttcttctcaaTCCATAGCATTAGCTTTCCATAGCTGAGTTGTATTCTTCAACTTTCtcccaaataataataaataattataatacgaatttctgttttttttctgttgtcactttttttttaaatttcgaattttagaagTCTGATACTTATGTCAAAAACTGATTGAATTTCGTAGGAAGATATGAAAGATGGTTAGGAGGTCTCTATGACTGGAAGCAAAAAAGATGGTTGTGGgctaattcaggaacaccccTTAAATACCACggttttcaattcaggaatagcACAGGAGAAGGATTTGAATGGAAAAGTATAACAATGGATCCAAATATCAGATTCAAGTGAGTTTCACAACTGATCATAATTACATTAAGTTTCAATACAATTATTTTCAGATGGAATTCCCGATTAAGAACAGAACAAAAGTATTTCATCTGTCAAAAACGAGCGAAAACGATCGCAAAATTGGGTGATTTCAATACaggtaattttattttatagtactcaaattaaaaaacaactcatctcaaaaaaaatttcttataccaaaaataaatattaactgCATGAGCTTCTTAATGATGTTTGTTTCAGCATTATATTGAATTTCAGGAGATAACGCAGtatcaaatgaaaatgagacAACAACATAGAGCCAAGTAACGAAACGAAGAAAATATCAAGTCAACAAGAAGATGAGTGGCGAAAAATTAACATTACAAAATCTCACATATTGTACAGTCATAGGAACGTCAaataaagtattattttttataaataacattaattatagttgaaataaatattttgtagtAGGTATACAATCGTTATCTTATAAAGATAAGGGATAGTCTTGTTTCTTGAGCAGTGGCGTAGCAAGAGTTTACTTATGGGGAGTTTAGCCCCACTTTGGAAAAACAAAATCTTACATTTTATGTTCCCAATATCCCTCCTCGTTACGGCTATGCTCTTGAGTAGAGtgtaatattcataaaaactaaAATCCTATCCAATTTTTTCAACCTACATGCAATGACAGCGCATTCaccaatttttattatatttttttatatgtccccaatatggttagattacgttgtcggattgtgatatattttcaaatccacaattttattatatcgttatgaatgtatattatattgaatgaaatatatttatttgagtgattcccgattaaatatccaaattttgaatcagatatttttcctaattgtcgattttataataagcaaaatatttattatttcctgtatctacctgccgaaatccaagatttggtaacttttgctctactagtgtcatcggtttcacgtcgtttgttttatgaatttctgatgATTTATtggggtatttatttcaatatattttgaattaatataaaacgttgattcactaaggaacataagaagtgcgatcttcgtagagaaactcgcgaattgagtgaaatatcgtatcactaatttgtttcaatttccgcgcgcttcatgtcaaatttgatagttcatgttcgggacaaaattcgcttattgaaaatgatatatgttccctctatctatatttattactctgaggtataaATACAAACTATTATTAAATTGAATCCTTTCCTTTGGTAATGTGACCAATAAATATCAACATCAGTATTGTATCAATCACaatcaacataaaaaataatacaatgtAATGAAGTTTTGCAGTCTGCTGGTGGATGTATGTGAAGATAgacacaaaacaaaaattgagaaaCTAAATGAAATAGATCATAAAATTAAACACCaaggtaaaaataaaaaaaataatactcacATATCTGCAGAATCACTGTCGAATCGGAAAAGGGGGCATGGAAGTCGTGTCccccatatttttttttacatattcaacattaattaaaactaCCTACTGAATGAAAATTAACCTATAAATAAGAATAATACCGACAAATTCTGCAGTGTTCAAAAATAATCAAAGCCCACATTTCATTTATAATTAATCTCGTCTGCCCCCCCTTAATATTCCTATATCTGCCAGTGTAGAAAATTAGGGGCAAATGTTAAAAATGAGGAATTTTCTAATGAAATTCTTTAATGCTCACACATTAAAccttaaataaataataataaacttcaagtttaatttatataaatgaaaaagtcTTACGTTATTAGAAAAGTAcatgaatacaaaaaataaggTCAGAAATATATCTACAGATGAATATATACAATACTATTGGTATTCTTATGAACAATCGCAGTTGTCACAACATAGGGAGAAATTTCTATTCTCTTAATTAGGTATCAAAACTTCGTTGAATGGATTTCTAAATATGGACtaaatgaaagaaatttgaaGATATATGGATCAGATTTCGAATGAATAGAACCAAAAAACTGCTGTGAATCATAGGAAGTTCTCTTTCAGTTCTTCTGTACAAAACTATATTCTTCAACAATAGGAATTGGATATAGCGAATTGGTCATTTTAGTATCCTCCttataaatttcatatttgATAGTGTCCATCGAGATATTCTGCTTTCCATTAAAAGCACCATCTGTTGTGTTCAAAGCGACATAGTTCGGTCGATGTAGTAGGATTGCTTTATTATCGATCTTTTTTCTCCTATTCTTCCTTCTTCTTTTTGGCCTTGATGGAATAATTGGAGCATCGTTTTGGTTCCCAGATCGAAAATCACTGGGATATTCTTTGAGATTGGCTGGACCTCCGATTTCATTGTTGATGAGTAGAATGtcattcgaatattttttatctGCATTTGGTTTTCGGAAGACTACCTTAGATTTGGTGTGACAAATGTATGGTTTGCTTTCCACGCAAGGTCTGGTATTCCACCTAAAAATATAGGTATTGTCAGTCAAacattttcatggaattttttaCAGAAATTGGGCTGCTATGCCGTATTGAGCTATCAGAGCTCAAAAAACTGAAACTGTGGATTTTAGAGGCTGTAAATTACTGAAATCCGAGGATTCAACTGTGTTTTCGAATACAAATAACTGAAATAATTTCTATAACATGATAGaagatagtttttttttaaatttatcaattatcTCTTTTATATAATGAACTAGTTTCAACACACATCTGCACAGATATTAGATCTTGTATTTGATTTTCACATATTCCTCTAGAGTTTCTCGAAAGAAGAATGAATACTTCTGTTCGACAAGTCAGTTGAAGCAGAAATCAATGTTTATATTCGATTTCTTAAGTCGTCAGGCCAACCTAGACTAGCCGCCACTGACCACTGTGTTCGAAGTAATAAAGCAACTTGTGAAATTGTTATGCTAGAATTATTTACAATAGTTCAGCAGTTGTATCGACCCAAAAGTAATAAAACATGATTCCACAATAGACTATCAATACTTCGATTATTCCAATGCACAGGTATGTgagtattttattgaaatgtgGTTGGTCACTTCTGTGATTCAATACATATTATCAACATTCGTATGAATTTTCCCTAATGTTTATAATTCTTAATTTTTCAGCAATTCCAGTTCTTTGACGAAAAACTACTGAAACGGTACTATTAGATACCAATATTCTTACAACTCAAATCATACTGAAAGTATATTAAAGTTGGTATATTCTTAAACTATTGAAAGAAATGAGAagaattatcgaaaatattctttGATAGAAAAGACATGGAGACTTATCGTCTTGATTTCTGGCAATTTATCTTAATCTTTAAgctaattcaaatttttcacccAATACATTATACTATTAAGATTCACTATATTTCACTGACAACGGACGCTGCTAGAATAACCGTAGTAATCAGGACAGCTAAATTCACGGTGTCAGTTAAATCAAATAAACCAGAGGAGTAAAGAATAGGCCTGAACTGTGATTGTACTTACTTATATTTAACAGCGGGATCCATAATAATACAGTGCCACTTTTGAACTTCAGTAAAATTCTGCGAATAAAATCCTTGATATGTCAGTGCTTTGCCAGTTGTAGCCCATAGCCACTTCATTTTCTTCCAGTTGTACATTCCACCGATCCATCGTTCGTGAATAGCTGAAAGGGGTATGATGATCAAAAATGTGGAACATAAATTTGTTGATTGATTGGTGCTTTAAGATCCTTGAGGTGAAATAGAACATTTCAAAAACATTGATTCGCAGCCAAAATGTAATTACTTCATTCGTATGAACTGATTACAATTGTATTTTTAAATATACTCCCGAGATTTTTTCGCAGTAGCGAATTAGATTGGTCATATTTTTGATGAAGTTTTCACACAACATTTGAGTCGATATGATGCAGGTATGGAATAGCTTCgctattgtttttgattgatcatGGATTATACGCGTATTATATTTGTGATAAGATTATtcagaattaaatattttttacagaTAGAAAGATGGAATTATTCCTCATCGAAAGAAACATATAACTTGGTCAGAGGAATTCTTCAAAATCCTCAGCATTTTCTGACCCTTTTCCTATAACAATTTCAGAATTGCAAGAATTACTCAACTTTCATTATTTATTAACCATATCCCTTATGCAATTATAATGTTATCGATTTGTAACTGACATCAAGTGGTTCTGAATGTACCAATTCCTGCAAGTTATGTATTTCAGACATCCAATACTTTTCATGCTCTTCAGTTATGGTCACtcccaatgaatatttcaaatataattgagGAATAATTCAGTAGGTTTATCTCTATTCAAAGTATACCATATAAGGAAATATGTAcgagaatattttgaaaatgaaggaTTTATAGACTTGAATGGAGAAAGCCGTAATCTATATACGGCGTAGAGAAAGAAACCATGTAACTGCTCAAGCCATAAAATCGATGTATGAGTGTAGAAGAAAACAAGACTGTTTGATTAGATATTTCCTCCATGATACAATAAAACTTATTTCGCATTCTTCATAAGTGTCAATTATGTGAAATTTGTGTTATGAAATTGGAGATTGAATAGAGATATACTGCCTAAAAAAACTCATTTCATATCCTTCATAAGTGTCACTGGTGTGAAATCTGAGTTATGAAATTGAAGATTGATAAGAGATTCACTACATAATGcaaaacaaattatttcatatatttcagaAGTGTCATTGATGGAAATATGAGTTATGAAATTGAAGATTATTGTAATCATTGCATACATTTTTGAGGCCTATATAGGCTGCTCCAACGTTCATTAAATGATGATGAGTACAAACGAGATGAGGACCTTGAGAGCCATAACAGGGAATACATTGAGACTTGAGAGACTACAGGAAAAGTGAAGACATCTAAGAGGAGTGTGGAATCTCAGATGTGGTGAGAAGGTCACGTGCAAATAGAAGATACTAATACTAGAACATGTGTCCAGAATGGGCGATGAGAGATTGGCCAAAGTTATACTAGCTAGTAAAAGAGCAAGGGGCGTTCTACGAAGAGATGAAAGGATGGTTGGTCATCAGCATCTCAAGAGGTTACTAG includes:
- the LOC123678307 gene encoding C-type lectin domain family 2 member G-like isoform X2 → MSFPKCIPRNMLFLVFVLMVSAECYAKRSAACSLEFSLIGSKCYYFSKESLSWNDAFYQCIGKNSSLAIFNSTKEDRQMRNYLKRHSNSLGVMDHWIGGKYDWRNSKWVWAETGKPVKLKTLPKTLPTNTILLHWSCLMMDSNRMNKLSPISCPRQNHFICQKNTRYPIGKTKSFNTKICRKSAKLLTDNQKVKCLRLVGGYGGVMFQNIPAPIIQTPKPTAKNVKEYVCPSNMFVIKNRCYHFSHQKLNWNDAYWACRDNKTYLAVILNKAQDKKLREFLDSGFVGRYERWLGGLYDWKQKRWLWANSGTPLKYHGFQFRNSTGEGFEWKSITMDPNIRFKWNSRLRTEQKYFICQKRAKTIAKLGDFNTALY
- the LOC123678207 gene encoding galactose-specific lectin nattectin-like, with the protein product MMKRILILFSLFIVIIAQNATNSDTPIKKIHICPKNFVRVGRRCYFFSRNSVTWQEAIHKCRDLHSSIAIIKTANQDRRIRKILSRPTHAIHERWIGGMYNWKKMKWLWATTGKALTYQGFYSQNFTEVQKWHCIIMDPAVKYKWNTRPCVESKPYICHTKSKVVFRKPNADKKYSNDILLINNEIGGPANLKEYPSDFRSGNQNDAPIIPSRPKRRRKNRRKKIDNKAILLHRPNYVALNTTDGAFNGKQNISMDTIKYEIYKEDTKMTNSLYPIPIVEEYSFVQKN
- the LOC123678307 gene encoding C-type lectin domain family 2 member G-like isoform X1, producing the protein MSFPKCIPRNMLFLVFVLMVSAECYAKRSAACSLEFSLIGSKCYYFSKESLSWNDAFYQCIGKNSSLAIFNSTKEDRQMRNYLKRHSNSLGVMDHWIGGKYDWRNSKWVWAETGKPVKLKTLPKTLPTNTILLHWSCLMMDSNRMNKLSPISCPRQNHFICQKNTRYPIGKTKSFNTKICRKSAKLLTDNQKVKCLRLVGGYGGVMFQNIPAPIIQTPKPTAKNVKEYVCPSNMFVIKNRCYHFSHQKLNWNDAYWACRDNKTYLAVILNKAQDKKLREFLDSGFVGRYERWLGGLYDWKQKRWLWANSGTPLKYHGFQFRNSTGEGFEWKSITMDPNIRFKWNSRLRTEQKYFICQKRAKTIAKLGDFNTGDNAVSNENETTT